Sequence from the Dehalococcoidia bacterium genome:
GCGAGCCGCTTCTGGCGCGTCGCCTCCCGCTTGGCACGGACGATCCAGCCGACGTAGTCGTTACGCTGGTAGGGTGGCCGCTGCTCGTACGCATCAGTCAGGCCGCGCTCGGCGAGCGCCCGGCGAACGAAGTCGGGCATCTCGTGGCGGGGGCGCCGGTGCTGCTGCATCGTGTCCTCCGCGACTGCGCGAGCGTCTGCCGCGCGGAGTGTGGTGTGGCTGCCCGGCCAGGGTTCGAACCAGGGTCAACGGGTCTAAAGCCCGCTAGCGTTTCCGCTGGTCCTACCGTATCCGCTCGAACTCCTCGGCGGTGATACCCGCGTCGTCCAATATCTTGCGGAAGAGGCCTCTACCCAAGTCCCGGCCCTGGTGTATTGGTACAACGGTTGTGCGGCCGTCGGGATGCCGGAAGAAGCCATGACTGCCCGTCTGCCGAACCTTGGAAAACCCGAGTCGCTCCAAGACGCGGATAACCTCTCCCGGATTCGCGGTGTGCAGCCTAGGCAACTACGCGGACCTTCTCTATCCCCACCTCAACGGGTATCGGCTCTCCAAGGTCTCGGAGCGCGTCAATGTACAATCGGATCGCGTCCCGCACATTCTCCAGGGCTTTCTTGTACGTCTCGCCCTGGGTATGGCATCCGGGGAGGGCGGGCACGGAAACGACGAACACCCCATCCTCGTCCCGCTCCACCACGACCGTGAACTTGTAGTCCGCCACGTCAGTCACCTCCCGTGTGTTTTGGAATGGCTGCCCGGCCAGGGTTCGAACCTGGGTCAAGGGATTCAAAGTCCCCTGTGCTACCGCTACACTACCGGGCAACGCCGCCGGAGGGATGACAAAGCCCGGCGCTACATCACAGGGCTGCGTGCAGTGCCGGGCCCCTTCTCACGCCGTTCTCGATTGGTGCCGAAGGTCGGGATCGAACCGACATGGGAATTACCCCAAGGGTTTTTGAGACCCTCGCGTCTGCCAATTCCGCCACTTCGGCATGAAGGAAATGGAGCGGAAGACGGGACTCGAACCCGCGACCTCCTCCTTGGCAAGGAGGCGTTCTACCACTGAACTACTTCCGCTTATTACGCGCCACTCACTCCGCACCCCCGCCAAGGGCGCTAGAGTGCCGAGGGCCAGAATCGAACTGGCGACACCGCGATTTTCAGTCGCGTGCTCTACCAACTGAGCTACCTCGGCGCCAGTTTCTCATCTTATCCAACCGCCGAGAAGCTGTCAAGGTACGGACGAATCCTCGCGGCCTTGCGCACCGCGTGACTTCGCTCGTCCCAGCGTGGGCGCTTTCAGGTAGAGTTGCCGCCCCGCGGCGGACTATGCTATACTTCTAAATCGGCTTGCCCAACGTATCCGACGTATCCGGCGCGGTAACACCGACGCTGAAGGTAGGTAGCATGGA
This genomic interval carries:
- a CDS encoding YdeI/OmpD-associated family protein, giving the protein MQQHRRPRHEMPDFVRRALAERGLTDAYEQRPPYQRNDYVGWIVRAKREATRQKRLAQMLDELERGDRYMNMAYRAKQAPSL
- a CDS encoding type II toxin-antitoxin system HicB family antitoxin; translation: MADYKFTVVVERDEDGVFVVSVPALPGCHTQGETYKKALENVRDAIRLYIDALRDLGEPIPVEVGIEKVRVVA
- a CDS encoding type II toxin-antitoxin system HicA family toxin, with the protein product MPRLHTANPGEVIRVLERLGFSKVRQTGSHGFFRHPDGRTTVVPIHQGRDLGRGLFRKILDDAGITAEEFERIR